A DNA window from Paenibacillus sp. HWE-109 contains the following coding sequences:
- a CDS encoding sensor histidine kinase produces the protein MVINWILLAYAVVYVIYTMILHTTLHIPLLLLLVILYVISLRIQKKHVAIPWLRLLFLGLIHYFGHLSLCLPLYILTLIRDIYAEGNRKNSWQLTIAYILVFILNVYFIKGFHNFLWIYYLECTLYFTTVAVLTRATYSTIQKNERLTKERYLYAQQDSLTGLFNYEEAHRRLEQLISQKQELVLILIDCTDLKAMNTTRGFQAGNFILKQLADLLQILFKEAFFISRYGGDEFAVVMPLLSDQLASESFKLKLDSELPKLTGIQITYGMASYPLECITKDDLILLAEHNLFIKKRESWLKREEHMLRSDKLRVIGELASGMAHEIRNPLTTVKGFLQISKANGYNIENWYGLIMDEIDRMSDLTGEFLQFSKPHSVDFRIHSLHECILKVIALMESEATRFGHQIHYKESLDPVLLWMDQDKITQVLLNIIKNACEAMEENGLVRVELIPNPELTTIIIQDSGPGIPSDQLEKIFHPFYTTKAEGTGLGLSICYKIVQDHRGTIEVESSPGNGTRFILTFPLAGNDVQLEKAAFI, from the coding sequence CATGTCGCCATCCCATGGCTGCGATTATTGTTCCTAGGACTCATTCACTACTTTGGACACCTAAGCCTTTGTTTGCCTCTCTACATACTAACGCTAATTCGTGACATATATGCAGAAGGCAACCGCAAAAATTCTTGGCAGCTTACGATAGCCTATATCCTTGTTTTTATTCTAAATGTTTATTTCATTAAGGGCTTCCACAATTTTCTGTGGATTTACTATCTAGAATGTACACTATATTTTACAACTGTCGCCGTCCTGACACGCGCAACCTATTCAACCATCCAGAAAAACGAGCGATTAACTAAGGAGCGTTATCTGTATGCTCAGCAGGATTCGCTGACGGGATTGTTTAATTATGAAGAAGCTCACCGAAGATTGGAACAACTCATTTCTCAGAAACAAGAGCTCGTCCTGATTCTCATTGACTGCACCGATTTAAAAGCTATGAATACCACTCGTGGTTTTCAAGCTGGCAATTTTATTTTGAAACAACTGGCAGACCTGCTTCAAATCCTGTTCAAGGAAGCTTTCTTTATTTCCAGATATGGCGGTGATGAATTTGCTGTTGTCATGCCACTCCTATCCGATCAGCTCGCATCTGAATCCTTCAAGCTCAAACTTGACTCTGAGCTTCCTAAGTTAACTGGCATTCAGATTACATACGGAATGGCTTCCTATCCACTCGAATGTATAACGAAAGATGATCTAATTTTACTTGCCGAGCATAATTTATTTATTAAGAAGCGTGAATCGTGGTTAAAGCGCGAAGAGCACATGCTGCGCTCAGATAAGCTGCGTGTCATCGGCGAACTAGCTTCAGGAATGGCTCATGAGATACGCAACCCATTGACAACGGTCAAAGGCTTCCTGCAAATCTCAAAAGCAAACGGTTACAATATTGAAAATTGGTATGGTCTCATTATGGATGAAATTGATCGAATGAGCGATTTAACGGGGGAATTCCTACAATTCTCAAAGCCTCATAGCGTTGACTTCCGAATCCATTCCTTGCATGAATGTATCCTTAAAGTCATCGCCTTAATGGAATCGGAGGCAACGCGTTTCGGACATCAAATTCACTACAAAGAATCCTTGGACCCTGTACTTCTATGGATGGACCAGGATAAGATCACCCAAGTCCTTTTAAACATCATTAAAAATGCTTGTGAAGCTATGGAAGAAAATGGCCTTGTTCGCGTAGAATTAATTCCGAATCCTGAGTTGACTACGATAATCATTCAAGATAGCGGTCCAGGAATTCCCAGTGATCAATTAGAGAAAATCTTCCATCCTTTTTATACAACGAAAGCAGAGGGCACGGGTCTTGGATTGTCGATTTGCTACAAAATCGTTCAAGATCACCGCGGTACGATTGAAGTAGAGAGTTCCCCTGGGAACGGCACGCGCTTCATCCTTACGTTCCCGCTTGCAGGGAACGATGTACAATTAGAAAAAGCCGCTTTTATTTGA
- a CDS encoding GNAT family N-acetyltransferase: MEMIRVTTQDQLKSCFDVRFKVFVDEQQVPAHLEMDEKDESPESCHHFLLLDGERPVAAARWYEYQPQTAKLQRVAVLKEYRGRSLGKQLILAMEEQAQELNCASSILDAQCQAEGFYSQLGYKVISEEPFYDAGILHVRMKKPLK; encoded by the coding sequence ATGGAAATGATTCGCGTTACAACACAAGATCAACTTAAAAGCTGTTTCGATGTGCGTTTCAAAGTGTTTGTTGACGAACAACAAGTGCCAGCTCATTTGGAAATGGATGAGAAGGATGAATCCCCGGAGTCGTGTCATCATTTTTTGCTACTAGACGGAGAGCGTCCAGTGGCCGCAGCTCGGTGGTACGAATATCAGCCGCAAACAGCCAAATTACAGCGAGTCGCTGTATTGAAGGAATATAGAGGGCGCTCCCTTGGTAAACAGTTGATTCTCGCTATGGAAGAACAGGCTCAAGAATTGAATTGTGCGTCATCTATCCTGGATGCGCAGTGTCAAGCAGAGGGCTTTTACAGTCAGTTAGGGTATAAAGTCATTTCTGAGGAACCGTTTTATGATGCCGGCATCCTCCATGTCAGAATGAAAAAGCCGCTCAAATAA
- a CDS encoding divergent PAP2 family protein: MNRALTTAMIGIGTAQAMKMPLTYVQTGKWDWSQVIQTGGMPSSHSSGVSALATYIAMKRGLSAIDFAVSSVFGAVVMYDAMGIRRAAGEIAVEVNDLDEQVERLAKHHPGIYHARRRKALKERLGHLPREVAGGALLGIAVGALSYFLEKK, encoded by the coding sequence ATGAATCGAGCTTTAACGACAGCTATGATCGGAATTGGGACTGCACAGGCGATGAAAATGCCATTAACCTATGTGCAGACAGGGAAATGGGATTGGTCGCAAGTGATTCAAACAGGGGGAATGCCGAGTTCGCATTCTTCAGGTGTCAGCGCACTAGCTACTTACATAGCGATGAAGAGAGGCCTATCTGCGATTGATTTTGCTGTAAGTTCTGTATTTGGAGCCGTTGTCATGTACGACGCTATGGGCATTAGACGAGCAGCGGGGGAGATTGCGGTTGAAGTCAATGATTTGGACGAACAGGTAGAACGCTTGGCGAAGCATCACCCCGGTATTTATCATGCCCGCAGACGTAAAGCATTGAAAGAGCGATTAGGTCATCTCCCTAGAGAAGTTGCAGGGGGCGCACTTTTGGGGATTGCAGTTGGTGCACTGAGTTATTTTTTGGAGAAGAAATAG
- a CDS encoding CBS domain-containing protein, with amino-acid sequence MNIAFFLLPKSEVITTTLQATLRQTLERMEYHRYTAVPILSDQGHYVGTVTEGDLLWFLKNSNGIDFDHSHRHTLSEVPLRVQNKPVHIHAEMVDLIDLAKVQNFVPVVDDSDKFIGIVRRSEIIDYCAKQMFRAPSTAGEM; translated from the coding sequence ATGAATATCGCTTTTTTCCTATTGCCCAAATCAGAAGTTATTACGACAACGCTGCAAGCTACCCTGCGCCAAACATTAGAACGGATGGAGTATCACCGTTATACGGCTGTGCCAATCCTCTCGGATCAAGGACATTATGTAGGAACCGTTACAGAGGGTGACCTGCTGTGGTTTCTCAAAAACTCCAATGGGATTGACTTCGATCACTCCCATCGACACACCTTATCTGAGGTTCCCCTTCGTGTTCAAAATAAACCCGTGCATATTCATGCGGAAATGGTTGATCTCATAGACTTGGCTAAAGTTCAAAACTTCGTCCCCGTTGTTGATGACTCGGATAAGTTCATTGGGATCGTGCGCAGAAGCGAAATCATCGATTACTGCGCCAAGCAAATGTTCAGAGCCCCTTCCACTGCTGGAGAGATGTAG
- a CDS encoding ArnT family glycosyltransferase — protein MKRSIHFGLLLLMAAALLVRLHYVLEAEYPPLEWDQLEYTKTAVQLLEKGIYAYRDSVPNALVTPGFPLILAAIFKVTGHESLESALMAVRLLNCFVSLGAILFIFLIGKRLFHPLTGLIAAGFAAVYPSYVWSTSLILTEVPFLTVFMALLYVQVRMIQENKWKDHVWMGALLGICVLIRPNVLPLALLPYVFIWIRSRQVETRYAFLGLASFVCVMLPWWIRNGLVFHSFVFIAKGEAGNPFLGGTDPYFQNTIDWDHIDKDRQFAEGVQRIKEGMMTDPVLWIKWMTIGKLAVFFKTMWVGPYPFSVPAWYTNILTHLHSFLIAIGSVTMLVIGSRKWELAYLAAAFLTFLGIHMLFIPVDRYLYGMLPFLMLASAYAITQAIFLLRYAWSTSLQQWKGL, from the coding sequence TTGAAACGTAGTATTCATTTCGGGTTGCTGCTGCTTATGGCCGCAGCTTTATTGGTACGTCTCCATTATGTACTTGAAGCTGAGTATCCACCTCTGGAATGGGATCAATTGGAATATACGAAAACAGCGGTTCAGCTTTTGGAAAAAGGGATCTATGCGTACCGGGATTCCGTGCCTAACGCATTGGTGACGCCCGGTTTTCCTTTGATCTTGGCGGCAATATTTAAGGTAACAGGACATGAATCGTTAGAATCGGCTTTAATGGCTGTCCGGCTATTGAATTGCTTTGTTTCTCTTGGCGCTATTCTTTTCATTTTTCTCATCGGAAAGCGACTCTTTCATCCGTTGACAGGGCTTATAGCGGCAGGGTTTGCAGCCGTATATCCTTCCTATGTGTGGTCAACTTCGCTTATTTTGACCGAAGTTCCATTCCTCACGGTGTTTATGGCTCTGCTCTACGTCCAAGTCCGTATGATTCAGGAGAATAAGTGGAAGGATCATGTTTGGATGGGGGCTTTGCTTGGCATCTGCGTGCTTATTCGACCCAATGTTCTTCCATTAGCCCTGCTTCCCTATGTGTTCATTTGGATAAGATCCAGACAAGTAGAAACACGGTATGCTTTCCTCGGACTAGCTTCGTTCGTCTGTGTGATGCTGCCATGGTGGATTCGCAATGGCCTGGTCTTTCATTCTTTTGTCTTCATTGCCAAAGGGGAAGCGGGAAATCCGTTCCTTGGCGGAACGGACCCTTACTTCCAGAATACGATTGATTGGGATCACATCGATAAAGATCGTCAATTTGCTGAGGGGGTGCAGCGAATTAAGGAAGGCATGATGACGGATCCGGTTCTCTGGATCAAATGGATGACAATAGGGAAATTGGCTGTCTTTTTCAAAACGATGTGGGTAGGGCCTTATCCGTTTTCCGTGCCTGCTTGGTACACGAATATCCTGACGCATCTGCATAGCTTCCTGATCGCCATTGGCAGCGTAACCATGCTCGTGATTGGCTCGCGCAAGTGGGAACTAGCATATTTAGCAGCAGCATTTCTAACGTTCTTGGGTATACATATGCTGTTCATTCCAGTTGATCGATATCTGTATGGGATGCTGCCATTTCTCATGCTGGCAAGTGCTTATGCGATTACGCAAGCCATCTTTCTGCTGCGGTATGCATGGTCTACATCTCTCCAGCAGTGGAAGGGGCTCTGA
- a CDS encoding EamA family transporter gives MTMAPLLIVLLNVCLLVGGQIVWKIALNRTPLNGISDLGLVLMQPYILIGCLLYGVATLIWFYALSRFDLSRVYPLQSIAYVFGALFGLVVLKETFTSSQWMGLLLLVGGAFLLAK, from the coding sequence ATGACAATGGCGCCGCTTCTGATTGTTCTCTTGAATGTTTGTTTATTGGTTGGTGGTCAAATTGTCTGGAAAATAGCCCTGAATCGAACTCCTTTGAACGGGATAAGCGATCTCGGGCTTGTTCTGATGCAGCCGTATATTTTAATTGGGTGCCTGCTTTATGGGGTGGCTACGTTGATCTGGTTTTATGCCCTTAGCCGATTTGATCTTAGCCGCGTGTACCCTTTGCAGTCTATCGCATACGTTTTCGGGGCTTTATTCGGTTTGGTAGTGTTAAAAGAGACATTCACATCGTCACAATGGATGGGCCTGCTTCTGTTAGTGGGGGGAGCCTTTCTATTGGCAAAATAG
- a CDS encoding DUF2304 domain-containing protein, translating into MNVYVLAIIFCLVFIFIAVELIRRQKLQEQYAILWLILGFVMALLSLFPGLLDPISHSLHIYYAPSLLFLLGLLFSLAFIMHLTLVISKLHRKLTRLIQEVALLQEQLRGKESNS; encoded by the coding sequence TTGAATGTATATGTATTGGCTATAATCTTTTGTTTGGTGTTTATATTCATTGCTGTCGAATTGATTCGCCGGCAGAAGTTGCAGGAGCAGTATGCAATACTTTGGCTCATTCTGGGATTCGTGATGGCATTGCTCAGCTTGTTTCCCGGTCTGCTTGACCCAATATCCCATAGTCTGCATATTTACTACGCGCCATCCTTGCTTTTCCTGCTAGGTTTGTTATTTTCGCTTGCTTTTATTATGCATTTGACACTTGTGATTTCCAAACTCCACCGGAAGTTGACTAGATTAATTCAAGAAGTTGCACTGCTTCAAGAACAATTGCGTGGAAAGGAATCGAACTCATGA
- a CDS encoding glycosyltransferase family 2 protein — protein sequence MIKRESFLSMKTLAIIPAFNEEKSIASVIHAIKRAQPDMDILIINDGSKDRTSEVARATKHAVVIDLPVNLGIGGAMQTGYLYAARHNFEIAVQIDADGQHDPEALTQLIAPLLSGQLDCCIGSRFLMKTSYRSAWNRRVGILFFTWMIQWMIGKTFTDPTSGFRAVNRPIIELFANYYPEDYPEVEAVVLLERQKFRVKEVSVLMHARKAGRSSITPLKSLYYMVKVSLAVFITRIRNVS from the coding sequence ATGATTAAAAGGGAGAGCTTCTTATCGATGAAAACACTCGCCATTATCCCAGCCTTCAATGAAGAAAAAAGTATCGCAAGTGTTATCCATGCCATCAAGCGAGCTCAGCCTGATATGGACATTCTCATTATTAACGATGGGTCCAAGGACAGAACGTCAGAAGTTGCGCGAGCAACTAAGCATGCTGTGGTGATTGATCTCCCAGTGAATTTGGGCATCGGAGGCGCCATGCAGACAGGATATCTCTATGCGGCAAGGCATAACTTCGAGATTGCTGTTCAAATCGATGCAGATGGCCAACATGATCCGGAAGCATTGACACAACTCATCGCACCTCTGTTAAGCGGTCAACTTGATTGTTGTATCGGCTCGCGATTTCTGATGAAAACCTCGTATAGGTCAGCATGGAACCGAAGAGTGGGCATTCTTTTTTTCACCTGGATGATTCAGTGGATGATTGGGAAGACGTTTACGGATCCTACATCAGGTTTCAGAGCCGTGAATCGGCCCATTATTGAACTCTTCGCCAATTATTATCCGGAGGATTATCCTGAGGTAGAAGCGGTGGTTTTACTGGAGAGGCAGAAATTTAGGGTGAAAGAAGTATCTGTTCTCATGCACGCGAGGAAAGCGGGGCGATCGTCCATTACGCCGCTGAAATCACTTTATTATATGGTTAAAGTTTCGTTAGCCGTGTTCATAACAAGAATCCGTAATGTGAGTTGA
- a CDS encoding spore germination protein, translated as MDLTSQNKQWLLDKLGPSDDLEHRTMKSPHMSLELLFITNICDSVVIREEIIQPFFQMHNEIDFENYLLSFPGCDRPASNVDSLNKIMSGFVAILFQDHILLFQAAQIKAAALSDAQVEATIQGPQTAFSEHIDTNLNLIRFRYKNSSLRVESREIGRLSRSKLCLLYDDMNVDHEVLDQLKKKLDHIKVDNLQSVTELHQLLTKQKYTLFPTFINTERPDRAILNISQGKIIIMLEGTPFVLILPAVFFDFYSAMDDNYQLSLVGYFLQCLRYVALFLSLVLPAAYVALTAYNPEIFRVQLALSIAGSRASVPYPAYVEVLLMLGLMELLLEASIRLPKSVGSTATTVGGLILGQAATSAGLISNIMIIIVSTVAISNFVVPVNSMSFAMRIMKYPLVLLASMLGITGLVLGLIGMISYLTNLRSFGVPYLRIFFYRK; from the coding sequence TTGGATCTCACCAGCCAGAATAAGCAGTGGCTACTTGATAAGTTGGGCCCTTCCGATGATTTGGAACACCGCACGATGAAGTCTCCTCATATGTCGCTTGAGCTCCTCTTTATTACGAACATTTGCGATAGCGTGGTGATCCGAGAAGAGATTATCCAACCCTTTTTCCAAATGCATAACGAAATTGATTTCGAAAATTATTTATTATCCTTTCCGGGTTGTGACAGGCCCGCTTCGAATGTTGATTCCCTCAATAAGATCATGTCCGGCTTCGTCGCTATCTTGTTCCAAGATCATATTCTGCTTTTCCAAGCCGCACAAATCAAAGCAGCCGCGTTAAGCGATGCTCAAGTTGAAGCGACCATTCAAGGCCCCCAAACAGCCTTCAGTGAGCATATCGACACGAATCTGAATCTAATCCGATTTCGTTACAAAAACAGCTCCTTACGCGTTGAATCGCGTGAAATAGGCCGTCTCTCCCGCTCCAAGCTCTGCCTTTTGTATGATGACATGAATGTTGATCATGAAGTTTTGGATCAATTAAAGAAGAAACTGGATCATATCAAAGTAGATAATCTGCAATCTGTCACTGAACTCCATCAATTACTGACAAAGCAAAAATATACACTCTTCCCTACATTCATCAATACGGAACGCCCCGATAGAGCGATTCTAAATATATCACAGGGCAAAATCATCATCATGTTGGAAGGTACGCCATTCGTCCTCATCCTGCCCGCCGTTTTTTTTGATTTCTACTCTGCGATGGATGATAATTATCAACTATCCTTAGTTGGCTATTTTCTACAATGCCTACGTTACGTCGCCTTGTTCCTTAGCCTTGTCCTGCCTGCGGCTTATGTAGCTCTTACCGCTTATAACCCAGAAATCTTCCGCGTTCAATTGGCGCTTTCCATTGCCGGCAGTCGTGCTTCAGTGCCCTATCCCGCCTATGTAGAAGTGCTGCTAATGTTGGGTCTGATGGAGCTTCTGCTGGAAGCGAGTATCCGTCTTCCGAAATCCGTTGGTTCCACAGCAACAACAGTAGGCGGACTTATCCTCGGACAAGCTGCAACATCGGCTGGATTAATTAGCAATATCATGATTATTATCGTTTCAACGGTCGCCATCTCGAACTTTGTTGTACCTGTTAATTCAATGAGCTTTGCGATGAGAATCATGAAATATCCGCTTGTGCTGCTTGCCTCCATGCTAGGAATTACGGGTCTCGTCCTTGGGCTTATCGGGATGATTTCTTACTTAACGAATTTAAGAAGCTTTGGTGTGCCTTATTTGCGTATCTTCTTCTATCGGAAATAG
- a CDS encoding Ger(x)C family spore germination protein, which translates to MKKLLIILLLICLCCGCGFKDIDRRFFVVAIGIDKSEKKDMKYRLTLKLAVPGNNVDMGTAKFELISQDANSMTECVRLLKSKLDKELDFGHAKIVIFGQSLLKENIDDSSDWLNRRRDIQLVAWLAAGKPSAEAVLSTELAHERLPGDALLLSFGKTGVESGYIISEYLFDFYRKKKEWGLDPILPVIQAAKKHYTINTSLVFDKEKSKLALNMNETRSINIMKGNLNKVEIEAPFEDFQFYVSVDDLHSNFRVYTPANQRPYAKIDVKMRGVIEESYGRLHAEQLPAYEEAVEKSHAELMVKLLKKLQDENLDPMGFGLDYRAHHFGKVEEEWQAWQALYPELEFQVNIKMKLEGIGVIK; encoded by the coding sequence ATGAAAAAGCTGCTGATCATTTTACTCCTTATTTGCCTATGCTGTGGATGTGGATTCAAAGATATTGATCGTCGTTTCTTCGTTGTCGCGATAGGTATTGATAAATCCGAAAAAAAAGATATGAAATATCGACTTACCCTCAAATTAGCTGTTCCAGGCAATAATGTCGATATGGGGACTGCCAAATTCGAATTAATTTCGCAAGATGCCAATTCCATGACTGAGTGTGTTCGTCTTCTAAAATCTAAATTAGATAAAGAACTCGATTTCGGTCATGCCAAAATCGTTATTTTCGGACAATCGCTATTAAAAGAAAATATAGATGATTCTTCCGATTGGTTAAATCGCCGCAGAGACATTCAACTTGTCGCTTGGCTAGCCGCTGGCAAACCTTCTGCAGAGGCCGTCCTAAGTACAGAACTGGCACATGAAAGACTCCCTGGCGATGCCCTCCTCCTCAGTTTCGGTAAAACCGGCGTCGAGTCGGGTTATATTATTTCTGAGTATTTATTCGATTTTTACCGCAAAAAAAAAGAATGGGGACTGGACCCTATTCTTCCTGTTATCCAAGCAGCCAAAAAACACTATACAATTAATACATCCCTTGTGTTCGATAAAGAAAAATCCAAATTAGCCTTGAACATGAACGAAACAAGATCGATTAACATCATGAAGGGCAACCTCAATAAAGTCGAGATTGAAGCTCCCTTCGAGGATTTCCAGTTCTATGTATCTGTAGATGATCTTCACTCCAACTTCCGCGTTTATACACCAGCTAATCAACGGCCTTATGCCAAAATTGATGTTAAAATGCGCGGAGTTATTGAAGAATCCTATGGTCGTCTTCATGCGGAGCAGCTGCCTGCTTACGAGGAAGCAGTTGAGAAATCACATGCGGAGTTAATGGTAAAATTACTCAAAAAATTACAAGATGAAAATTTAGACCCCATGGGTTTTGGATTGGACTATCGCGCACATCATTTTGGAAAAGTGGAGGAGGAATGGCAAGCGTGGCAAGCTCTTTATCCAGAGCTTGAGTTTCAGGTGAATATCAAAATGAAACTGGAAGGTATAGGGGTCATTAAGTAA
- a CDS encoding superoxide dismutase family protein, which produces MKSGKILMTASLGVFVISGCQSVQRVSSNEAASPPSSLEFSMMGANGQSVGTAKLSAVQEGVYIDLQVSGLTPGEHGFHIHEKASCEAPTFDSAGAHFNPQHKEHGILNPKGAHAGDLPNLIVDEKGNGKLSVIAKAVVLQADKPNSLFKPGGTSLVIHEKPDDLKTDPSGNSGKRIACGAVK; this is translated from the coding sequence ATGAAATCAGGCAAAATATTAATGACGGCTAGTCTAGGGGTGTTTGTAATTTCCGGTTGCCAGAGTGTTCAGCGTGTTTCTTCAAATGAAGCGGCTTCGCCACCATCCAGCTTGGAATTTTCTATGATGGGAGCAAATGGCCAATCTGTGGGGACTGCTAAGTTAAGTGCTGTTCAGGAAGGCGTTTATATTGATCTTCAAGTGAGCGGATTGACGCCAGGCGAGCATGGATTTCATATCCATGAAAAGGCAAGTTGCGAAGCTCCGACTTTCGATTCGGCAGGCGCCCATTTTAATCCGCAGCACAAGGAACATGGTATTTTGAATCCAAAAGGAGCACATGCAGGAGATCTGCCTAATTTGATTGTGGATGAAAAGGGGAACGGAAAGTTGTCCGTGATTGCCAAAGCGGTTGTGCTCCAGGCAGACAAGCCTAATTCACTGTTTAAGCCTGGAGGTACAAGCCTAGTCATTCACGAGAAGCCAGATGATCTGAAGACAGATCCTTCGGGGAATTCAGGTAAGCGAATTGCTTGCGGTGCTGTGAAATAA